The Sparus aurata chromosome 15, fSpaAur1.1, whole genome shotgun sequence genomic interval GAGTTCGTGTGAGAGGAGGTCGAGGTGGTCGAGGTGGTCGAGGTGGTCAGCGAAGACAAAGAACAGTAATATCTGATGAAATCAGAGCTACTGTGATTGACCATGTTCTTGTCCATGGTATGAGCATGAGGGAGGCCGGACAAAGGGTACAACCAAACATCAGTAGATTCACTGTGTCCACCATAATCCGAAGATTTAGAGAAGAGAACAGGTAATTATCTTTTTTGACATTATAGTACAGTATGTAAATGTTGAGAGCAAATTAATGTATGACATAttacagtatatactgtaccACAGTATACTGTAAGTAAATATATGTTTCAGTACATCACTGTGCCAATGTACTGTAGTATTGCAATGGAGGGTTAGTCTAACTGTTTGTAGGCCTAGTATTCCATGTATATTTTTTGTAACTGCATGTTCTCTTTTTGTAGAATTGAAAGACTGCCACATGGGGGTGGGAGGACAGGTATGTTCTCCCCACACCAAGAGACCCTAATTGTTGATATGGTCCGTGAGGACAATGCCATTAAACTGCGTGAAATTCAGCAGAAGATCATTGAAGACCATGCAAATTTGGAGGGTATCAACAGTGTCAGCCTCACTACTGTTGGTCGTGTCCTCAAGCGCAACAGACTGCGCAtgaaacagcagcacagagtgCCCTTTGATCGGAACTCAGACAGAGTCAAAGAGCAAAGATTCCAGTATGTACAGGTTGGTATATATCCAGACACATTCTATGTTGATTACTGTAAGTAGTGATTTACTGTAGTGGCCTAAATCACTTTTTCTGTATCACTTACAAAACTATATCTATTTCTACAGAGAGTTTTTCAACTGGATGCAATGGAAAGACCCCATGAATACATCTACATGGATGAAGCTGGGTTCAATCTCACccaaaggagaaggagaggccGTAATGTGATTGGACATCGGGCAATTGTTGGTGTCCCTGGGCAGCGTGGTGGCAATGTCACATTATGTGCTGCCATCAGCAATCATGGGGTTGTCCACCATCATGCCAACCTGGGGCCCTACAATACTCACCAGCTCCTCATTTTCCTTAACAACATGCGAGATGCTCTGTTGGGGCAGCAGGATGAGCATCCCATGTATGTTGTTGTGTGGGACAATGTGAGCTTTCACAGAGCCCTCCAGGTAAGAGAGTGGTTCAATATGAACCAAGGCTTTATAAATCTTTGCCTCCCACCATACGCCCCTTTCCTGAACCCAATTGAGGAATTCTTCTCCTCATGGCGGTGGAAGGTCTACGACCGGCAACCTTACACCAGGGTAAATCTCCTCCAAGCCATGGAATTAGCCTGTGGTGACATAGGTGTGGAGGCATGCCAAGCCTGGATACAGCATGCCagggtttttttcccccgttGCCTGGCCAGGCAAAATGTGGCAAATGCATAcgatttctgtttgttttgtacaaGTGCTACGTGTACTGTAAATGCACAAGATTTTCGTTTTTTGTACTGTACAAGTGCTACATGTAAATGCAcaagatttctgttttttgtcctATTGTACAAGTGCTAAATGcacaggttttttgttttgcaacatGCATTCATCTTCATGTCCTGAGcattgtgttttctatttttctatgtagtgtttagtgacTGCTCAgtagtgtttttaattttgattgaCTTGGGGCACGATTTGACAACAAAGTTCAGTTTTGGGCACAGACTGAACTGTTTTGAAGTGAAAGTTTGGTTTTGCAAGAAGAGTCTGAGGTTTTGTGAATGTAGCTTGAAAATTGgggtttgtgttcacagtttAGGTAAAGGAGAGAAGCTTTCAAGAAATGTGTCTTagcaatcgagaaaaactgtaaataaaggGAGGCCAGTGATGGAGGGGGTCCAGGGAGGGACAGTAACCGACTCTGtcccagccacagaaactgtctgCTTCATACAATGTACATGTTGTAATACTACTGCACTTGGAACacagtcaaataaatatattatactgtCTGACTTTGGATTTCCTTACAGTGTCTGGGAACACAGTTACACTTTTGGAGCCACCAGAAGATGATCTGGTTAGTACATTGTATTCAAATCACAGGGTGGTTATGTCCTGTGAAATCTTAATTCAAGTTCTCTCAATACATGTAGGCCTATGTATATGGCAGGGGGaaggcacatctgcagctgcagaatgcacttCTGCAGATGAGGAGACCATGTCACTGGACTCCAGAAGGCTTGAGATACGTCAATTTTATGGAAATATCCTGCTTATTTAGTCCATAAAgtatgaagtcagtgatgtggtgctaataGTAAATATATGTGTAACAGGACCCAGATGCTGCACAGTCTCCTAAACAGCCTGGTAATATTGTGAGTATTGGCTAAAGTAAATCTACATTATGCACAAATTCTGCTGTGCTAATTGATATTTCTTTTACAGacttcacaaactgtcagaatacTGTATGCAAAGCacctggagaaacagagagctggcagacattaaaatcaaattgaaGAAGAGAAAGCACCAAGAAATGGAGCTTGAAATGAAACGTGGGACACTCAGGAAACTGGACCTGAAAATCCAGAAACTAGAAAGAGAAGGGAGTATTTCAGTGCACACAGTAACCATAACTgcaatacagtgttttaatctttgttgcttttgctcTTTCTATTCCAGGATCCAAGCAACCAAGAGAAATGACTGCCAAATAAACCCTCAGGTGGTGCAGGCACTGAAACCGAGATTTCAGAAGGCCGAAGGTCATCTCGATTTGAGCCCTTGTCTTGCTGTGTGCATGGTTGTAGGCCTGCTGTGGTGGGGTTTGGGGGTCCGCAAGGGGAGTCAAGAGGAATGACTCGCAGGCATAGCCTTTGTCtcccagcagcacaccagagaaTTCGCCTGATAATGCAAGATATCATTTAGAAAACTACACGGAAGAGTTAAACACTCATGATGTCCAAGGTGCTTaccagggttgggagggttactttaaaaatgtagtccgatacagttactaattacctgttaaaaaatgtagtcagtaacgtaatccaagtaccacaatattaaagtaatgtaacttgattactttaagttacttttggattacctcaatacacatgtaaataaagacttcctctgaggaacacatgaagcacattaaaaatgtaattaattgtaaggtatgttagatttattcagttttattccttGCCTTCTTactattcagctgtattcaagaattacatcacatattacaataataataataataataataataataataataatggtaataataattattagtgttattgtaactactaggcctatttctagtaatagcagtagtaaaacaaccccacatataggatgtgtgtcacttatttgtcccccaaaattacccatacaatttcctaatataatcatattttaaataccttgttgtgatctaacactgcatgaaaagtgggattttcgtcagtatgcggcactgtagattgacgtggaatttaaGGTTTGCGGCagtttgcaggcaacactgaaaactgcagTGAATTGTcagaaattgacgtgggccttgtttggcagttgtccccccatgacccccctccccctgattctaggggaggctttaacatgtaaatgaaaatgctgtgagctatacaaa includes:
- the LOC115596777 gene encoding uncharacterized protein LOC115596777, producing MFSPHQETLIVDMVREDNAIKLREIQQKIIEDHANLEGINSVSLTTVGRVLKRNRLRMKQQHRVPFDRNSDRVKEQRFQYVQRVFQLDAMERPHEYIYMDEAGFNLTQRRRRGRNVIGHRAIVGVPGQRGGNVTLCAAISNHGVVHHHANLGPYNTHQLLIFLNNMRDALLGQQDEHPMYVVVWDNVSFHRALQVREWFNMNQGFINLCLPPYAPFLNPIEEFFSSWRWKVYDRQPYTRCLVTAQ